The Synechocystis sp. PCC 7509 genome includes a window with the following:
- a CDS encoding PAS domain-containing sensor histidine kinase — protein sequence MQNFVQKIDAVRDRAAKLQNQASTSSSQPQQLIPQALAELETALEELRVAEEEMRRQNEQLAIASMQIQSERQRYQDLFEFAPDGYLVTDCAGLIREINHAAAKLLNAPQDYLISKPLTNYVQLEQRKAFRTQLNQLHHTDKLTEWEVSICPRRAATIDVGITVAINRDNQGRAKSLRWLMREITARKLAEETLRQTQLQNLQLQETARLKSHFLAIMSHELRTPMNAIVGFSQLLLRQKCPPLAKSQENMVEIIFNNGKHLLKLIEDILQAAKIESNSLEIVPQEFNLAEIINDIKRQYCSLIKQKGLGFEVSLSLNNAIMVNDSDFLRQVLVNLLSNAIKFTEIGGVKIKAWELPTNKIAISISDTGIGIAPEDIKHIFAEFHQLNQTITRQHGGTGLGLAICDRLVALMGGQISVDSKPNQGSSFTITLPRQVKSN from the coding sequence ATGCAGAATTTTGTCCAAAAGATCGATGCAGTACGCGATCGCGCTGCAAAACTGCAAAATCAAGCTAGTACATCCTCTAGCCAGCCACAACAACTAATCCCCCAAGCTTTAGCAGAACTAGAAACGGCGTTAGAAGAACTGCGCGTAGCTGAAGAAGAAATGAGGAGGCAAAACGAGCAACTAGCGATCGCAAGTATGCAAATTCAATCCGAACGTCAGCGCTATCAAGACTTGTTTGAGTTTGCTCCTGACGGCTATTTAGTAACAGATTGTGCAGGACTTATCCGAGAAATTAACCACGCGGCGGCGAAGTTACTAAATGCTCCTCAAGATTATTTAATTAGCAAACCGCTAACTAATTATGTTCAACTAGAACAACGCAAAGCTTTTCGTACTCAGTTAAATCAATTGCATCATACCGATAAATTGACAGAATGGGAAGTAAGTATTTGTCCACGCCGTGCTGCAACTATTGATGTAGGAATAACTGTAGCAATTAACCGCGATAATCAAGGTAGAGCAAAGAGCTTGCGTTGGCTAATGCGTGAGATTACTGCGCGAAAGCTTGCTGAAGAAACCCTGCGTCAAACTCAGTTGCAGAATTTACAATTACAAGAAACTGCGCGGTTAAAATCTCATTTTTTAGCAATTATGTCTCACGAATTACGCACGCCAATGAATGCAATTGTTGGTTTTTCTCAATTGTTACTACGTCAAAAATGCCCACCTCTTGCCAAAAGTCAAGAAAATATGGTGGAAATAATTTTTAATAATGGCAAGCATTTATTAAAGTTAATTGAAGATATTCTGCAAGCTGCCAAAATTGAGTCAAATAGTTTGGAAATTGTGCCGCAAGAGTTTAACTTAGCTGAAATAATTAATGATATTAAAAGACAATATTGTTCTTTAATTAAGCAAAAAGGTTTAGGGTTTGAAGTAAGTTTAAGCTTAAATAATGCGATAATGGTCAATGATAGCGACTTCTTACGTCAAGTATTAGTTAACTTACTATCTAATGCTATTAAATTTACTGAGATTGGCGGCGTAAAAATAAAAGCCTGGGAATTGCCAACAAACAAAATAGCGATTTCGATTAGCGATACAGGTATTGGAATCGCGCCCGAAGATATTAAACATATTTTTGCAGAATTTCACCAACTAAACCAAACTATTACCCGCCAACATGGCGGTACAGGCTTAGGATTAGCTATATGCGATCGCTTGGTGGCGTTGATGGGGGGACAAATTAGTGTAGACAGTAAGCCTAATCAAGGTTCAAGTTTTACAATTACCTTACCTCGTCAGGTTAAAAGTAATTAA
- a CDS encoding CheR family methyltransferase, giving the protein MNTPESNPEFEELLDYIKHNRGFDFTGYKRPSLMRRVQIRMQIAEIETYGDYTDYLEVDPEEFLHLFDTILINVTAFFRDRAVWDYIQTEIVPQIVAHKDFARDRIRVWSAGCASGQEAYTLAMVLAEVIGVEDFHKKVKIYATNVDEAALNQARLATYSTKEVEGIPESLLERYFKQTNGNYTFCQNLRRSVIFGRHDLLQDPPISRIDLLSCRNTLMYFNAETQAKIISRFHFALNTSSFLLLGKAELLLSHSNSFAPIDLKRRIFAKINRENRKDYLLGSNYSKERENDYPVNNNLLRDAAFDISSIAQIVVDIKGLLILANDQARLLFNLNSQDINRPLQDLEVSYRPVELRSPIDQVINTHRSIYLTNIGWTIASGDFHYFDVQITPLYDSNKNLLGVSIGFTEVSRYKKLQEEIEHANQELEMAYEELQSTNEELETTNEELQSSNEELETTNEELQSTNEELETMNEELQSSNEELQSINSELRLRSEELNQANGFLEAIFNSLQGGVAVLNRELVVQIWNKKNEELWGLRSEEVLGQHFMNLDIGLPVEQLRQPIRNCITGEVSITEMSVAAVNRRSRAIQCKVTCTSLTSKLAESRGVIISTEEVGTLEG; this is encoded by the coding sequence TAGCGGAAATAGAAACCTATGGAGACTACACCGATTATTTAGAGGTAGATCCCGAAGAATTTTTACACCTTTTCGACACAATTTTAATTAATGTCACCGCATTTTTCCGCGATCGCGCCGTTTGGGATTATATACAAACAGAAATTGTCCCCCAAATTGTGGCGCATAAAGACTTCGCGCGCGATCGCATCCGTGTATGGAGCGCAGGCTGTGCGTCAGGACAAGAAGCCTATACCCTAGCAATGGTACTAGCCGAAGTTATCGGCGTTGAGGATTTCCATAAAAAAGTAAAAATTTACGCGACCAATGTAGACGAAGCCGCACTCAATCAAGCACGCCTTGCTACCTACAGCACCAAAGAAGTAGAAGGTATCCCCGAATCCCTATTAGAGCGGTACTTTAAGCAAACTAATGGAAATTACACCTTTTGCCAAAATTTACGCCGCTCCGTAATTTTCGGTCGTCACGACTTGCTACAAGATCCGCCGATTTCTCGGATTGATTTATTGTCTTGTCGCAACACATTAATGTATTTCAACGCCGAAACTCAGGCAAAAATCATCTCCCGGTTTCACTTTGCACTAAATACCAGCAGTTTTTTATTATTAGGTAAAGCCGAGCTATTGCTCAGTCATAGTAATTCTTTTGCTCCCATAGACTTAAAACGGCGTATATTTGCCAAAATCAATCGAGAAAATAGGAAGGATTATTTGTTGGGCAGCAATTATAGCAAAGAGCGAGAAAACGACTACCCAGTTAATAACAACCTCTTACGAGATGCTGCTTTTGATATTAGCTCCATTGCTCAAATAGTTGTAGATATTAAGGGATTGTTGATTCTAGCCAACGACCAGGCGCGACTGTTATTTAATCTCAACTCTCAAGATATTAACCGCCCCTTGCAAGACTTGGAAGTTTCCTACCGTCCCGTAGAATTGCGATCGCCCATCGACCAAGTTATTAATACCCATCGTTCAATTTATCTGACAAATATTGGTTGGACTATTGCTAGTGGCGATTTTCATTACTTTGACGTGCAAATTACCCCCCTTTACGACTCCAATAAAAATTTACTTGGTGTCAGTATTGGTTTTACGGAAGTTAGCCGTTATAAAAAGCTGCAAGAAGAAATTGAACACGCCAACCAAGAGTTGGAGATGGCTTACGAAGAATTGCAGTCTACTAATGAAGAATTAGAGACAACTAATGAAGAATTGCAATCTTCCAACGAAGAATTAGAAACAACTAACGAAGAATTGCAATCTACAAATGAAGAATTAGAAACAATGAACGAAGAATTGCAATCTTCCAACGAAGAACTGCAATCTATCAACTCCGAATTACGTTTGCGTAGCGAAGAACTAAATCAGGCAAATGGCTTTTTAGAAGCAATTTTTAATAGCTTGCAAGGTGGTGTAGCTGTTTTAAATCGAGAGTTAGTTGTCCAAATTTGGAACAAAAAAAACGAAGAATTGTGGGGGTTGCGGAGTGAAGAAGTATTAGGACAGCACTTTATGAATTTAGACATTGGTTTACCTGTTGAGCAGTTGCGACAGCCAATTCGTAACTGTATAACTGGAGAAGTGAGCATTACAGAAATGAGTGTAGCCGCCGTTAATCGTCGAAGTAGAGCCATTCAATGTAAAGTTACCTGCACTTCTTTGACAAGTAAATTGGCGGAAAGTCGCGGTGTGATTATTTCAACAGAAGAAGTAGGTACTCTCGAAGGTTAG